The proteins below are encoded in one region of Plutella xylostella chromosome 13, ilPluXylo3.1, whole genome shotgun sequence:
- the LOC125489327 gene encoding uncharacterized protein LOC125489327 has translation MERDLINTSEVPGERVTSTYAEIYLQQEHFCETNVKGEEVIIAGESSQIDHDLMETNSNWESPSDALITLVDLKPPFTSKFIRGKTHQGILSIGDSVLQAEREKWLNKLNKLIEENNAVCEYILQHEKEKIIERLTETYKNIFNEKRMIMTEQLDYFYEKSLDDLEEHIKSELRHVLLSAHSNMISDMDIQINAKLLEEKKILNKILWDQYFSEMRKIIEYYKLLLDKEYYRRNKFIKRLVIERNNALNAFARHYEAETLTSTMYILASERKKCRIKTFLLNTYDSTVTQENMDTIKRQQEILKELKDKDVPLSQLNKQWEEKLEKILQLFLKFMSFCMQLLPEQTSFLLDLKTLMVLQLSELQKFPNETSNILVKEEDFENVFHFEKPSHLDPVCEARPFIIEGDSSDSINAQYGSRETLPSDVDLPLFRVQRKFIYAKCEHFNAVKAYLEKQRCKCRDPPVIGTQSIETLIDEEEKPSEVEEEEEHELLEPIIINDFSRLDGCPAISCRDWQNDLSFPHLNAYLDFTDKKYERVKAMLGNKHSDVVMPELLDVKDIAYQELPFSETVDKTYNKATQYSSQEDISPPACTCTNNDVDNRSVRSSETPVELPEMFQPDHTDKIVNDALKKRRLSLLRLIKENSKIAKIFTDIEEDYDYVM, from the coding sequence ATGGAAAgagatttaataaatacatcagAAGTACCCGGAGAAAGAGTAACGAGCACGTATGcagaaatatacttacaacaaGAACATTTTTGTGAAACTAATGTAAAGGGTGAAGAGGTAATAATAGCTGGTGAAAGTTCTCAAATAGATCACGATCTTATGGAGACAAATTCCAACTGGGAGTCACCCAGTGACGCACTTATTACTTTAGTAGATTTGAAGCCTCCATTTACTTCCAAGTTTATTAGAGGGAAAACACACCAaggaattctttcaattggcGATTCAGTTTTACAAGCCGAAAGGGAGAAATGGTTGAATAAACTTAATAAGCTTATTGAAGAAAATAATGCTGTATGTGAATACATACTTCAGCATGAAAAAGAAAAGATTATTGAAAGACTTACAGAAacttacaaaaacatttttaatgaAAAGAGAATGATCATGACAGAACAActtgattatttttatgagaAGAGCTTAGATGACTTAGAAGAACATATTAAATCTGAGTTGAGACATGTTCTCCTTAGTGCCCATTCAAATATGATTAGTGATATGGATATTCAAATAAATGCTAAACTATTggaagaaaagaaaattctGAATAAAATCTTATGGGATCAATATTTTAGTGAGATGCGCAAAAtaattgaatattataaattacttttagATAAAGAGTATTATAGACggaataaatttataaaaaggcTAGTCATTGAAAGAAATAATGCTCTTAATGCTTTTGCAAGACATTATGAAGCTGAAACTCTCACCTCAACAATGTATATTTTAGCAAGCGAACGAAAAAAATGtcgaataaaaacatttttactaAACACTTATGATTCTACAGTCACACAAGAAAATATGGATACAATAAAAAGACAGCAAGAAATTTTAAAAGAACTTAAAGACAAAGATGTACCACTTAGCCAATTAAACAAACAGTGGGAAGAaaaactagaaaaaatattacagctatttttaaagtttatgaGTTTTTGTATGCAGTTACTTCCTGAGCAAACATCGTTTTTGCTGGACCTCAAAACGTTGATGGTATTACAACTAAGTGAACTACAAAAGTTTCCAAACGAAACATCAAACATTCTAGTTAAAGAAGAAGATTTTGAGAATGTGTTTCATTTTGAAAAGCCGTCACATTTGGATCCTGTCTGTGAAGCCCGTCCTTTCATTATTGAGGGTGATTCTTCAGATTCCATAAATGCTCAATATGGAAGTAGAGAAACACTTCCTTCTGATGTTGACTTGCCTTTATTTAGAgtacaaagaaaatttatttatgcaaaatgTGAACATTTTAATGCAGTCAAAGCGTATCTAGAAAAGCAACGATGCAAATGTAGAGATCCTCCTGTTATTGGAACACAGTCTATTGAGACCTTGATTGATGAAGAAGAAAAACCATCAGAAGTGGAGGAAGAAGAGGAACATGAATTACTTGAaccaattattataaatgactTTAGCCGTCTGGATGGATGTCCAGCTATATCATGTAGGGATTGGCAAAACGATTTATCTTTTCCACATTTGAACGCTTATTTAGATTTCACcgacaaaaaatatgaaagagTCAAAGCTATGCTGGGTAATAAACATTCCGATGTTGTTATGCCAGAACTATTAGATGTAAAAGATATAGCATACCAAGAGCTACCTTTTTCCGAAACTGTCGATAAGACTTATAATAAAGCTACTCAATATTCAAGTCAAGAAGACATATCCCCGCCAGCTTGCACTTGTACAAATAATGATGTTGACAACAGATCAGTACGTTCGTCTGAGACACCGGTAGAGTTACCAGAGATGTTTCAACCAGATCATACGGATAAAATTGTTAATGACGCTCTAAAGAAACGTAGACTGTCCTTACTACGATTAATAAAGGAAAACAGCAAAATTGCTAAGATTTTTACTGATATTGAAGAGGATTATGATTATGTGatgtag